In Corynebacterium aquatimens, one genomic interval encodes:
- a CDS encoding Na/Pi symporter — translation MSTATGPGRGKKRGTSAVDDQYVELEDRDDLGINKTQRGTLEDDFKNSDRSRKFDHSDKDSDKEDKNKEDADGFADGDDGEKKDPLGFLPFEGTAKKVAEWVSVALAVWLLLNAVGMIGSGFKTAAGDQAEQLFSFAENPFVGLAIGIITTAIIQSSSTTTSIVVGMIAGGLPLGIAVPMLFGANIGTSVTSTLVAVGLSGNKKQFRNAFSMATVHDFFNLLALLIFFPLELFFGVLSKSASAIAPSLSGSGDNLFARIFEAVGDFIDLITEPLVSLTENIVSPLGDVWGGIILALVGVGLILLSISFIGNMLSSLLVGKAQEMLHAALGRGTFTGALSGALITAFVQSSSTTTALTVPLAGSGKFEVRQLFPFVVGANIGTTVTGLIAAFSATGVEATAAMTGALVHTMFNVFAAVTILGLPFLRKLPPAGSDWLARRADENKLFVFLWVGGVFFVIPLLAVFISNMLT, via the coding sequence ATGAGCACAGCGACAGGCCCCGGCCGGGGCAAAAAGCGCGGGACATCCGCGGTCGACGACCAATACGTCGAGCTTGAAGACCGCGACGACCTGGGTATCAACAAGACCCAGCGCGGAACCCTCGAGGACGACTTCAAGAACTCGGACCGCTCCCGCAAATTCGACCACAGTGATAAAGACAGCGATAAAGAAGACAAGAACAAAGAAGACGCCGACGGCTTCGCGGACGGGGACGACGGGGAAAAGAAGGACCCGCTAGGCTTCCTCCCGTTTGAGGGCACGGCTAAGAAGGTCGCCGAGTGGGTCTCGGTGGCTCTGGCCGTGTGGCTGCTGCTCAACGCGGTGGGCATGATCGGCTCCGGCTTCAAGACCGCCGCCGGCGACCAGGCTGAGCAGCTGTTCTCCTTCGCCGAGAACCCGTTTGTGGGTCTGGCCATCGGTATCATCACCACGGCGATCATTCAGTCCTCCTCGACAACGACGTCGATCGTGGTGGGCATGATCGCCGGTGGTCTGCCGCTGGGAATTGCGGTGCCGATGCTGTTCGGTGCCAACATCGGTACGTCGGTGACGTCCACCCTGGTCGCGGTTGGTCTGTCCGGTAACAAGAAACAGTTCCGCAACGCCTTCTCCATGGCGACGGTCCACGACTTCTTCAATCTGCTTGCCCTGCTGATTTTCTTCCCGCTCGAGCTGTTCTTCGGCGTGCTATCGAAGTCGGCGTCGGCCATCGCGCCGTCGTTGAGCGGTTCGGGCGACAACCTGTTTGCGCGCATCTTTGAGGCGGTCGGTGACTTCATCGACCTCATCACGGAGCCGCTAGTGAGCCTCACGGAGAACATCGTGAGCCCGCTTGGCGACGTCTGGGGAGGCATCATCCTCGCCCTCGTCGGTGTGGGATTGATCCTGCTTTCGATCAGCTTCATCGGTAACATGCTGTCGTCGCTTTTGGTGGGCAAGGCCCAGGAGATGCTGCACGCAGCTCTTGGCCGCGGTACCTTCACCGGCGCACTGTCCGGCGCGCTGATCACGGCGTTTGTTCAGTCCTCCTCCACCACCACCGCGCTGACCGTTCCGCTCGCCGGCTCCGGCAAGTTCGAGGTGCGCCAGCTCTTCCCGTTCGTGGTCGGTGCAAACATCGGTACCACGGTCACTGGCCTTATCGCGGCGTTCTCCGCCACGGGTGTGGAGGCGACGGCCGCTATGACCGGTGCGCTGGTCCACACGATGTTCAATGTGTTTGCGGCCGTGACCATCCTTGGCTTGCCGTTCCTGCGCAAGCTGCCACCGGCCGGCTCCGACTGGCTGGCACGCCGCGCCGACGAGAACAAGCTGTTCGTCTTCCTGTGGGTCGGCGGCGTGTTCTTCGTCATTCCGCTCTTGGCCGTCTTCATCAGTAACATGCTCACCTAA
- a CDS encoding Ig-like domain-containing protein codes for MNTEQPSRGRMSLSKRVMSAATVAIVGLTTVQVVAPNTISLPAADAATRTVQGTTVTYDDQNPASVPWNTTVKQNVTRYGTLYLSLDAVEKDGIAKTGTYDQWGSPVPLTIWDPTNQTIYRNGFTSAVRPDPFSNSNKITTQLGEWTYISQSSMFQVTWNPAPGYIGYAPPLPIQIDPLKPGGQPAPQYDYATTGLPGKTTTPLTSTGALGTAQTVQARTAFQGVTDGIIWDYQASYAFQVDRNDPIAAKATIAGSDFATDADGNYVGYVTTELNTTEGRYTINPDSGEVTFTPNNDFFKTGDPATKQATPIRVIVSNMTTNTVDGNGRVMAYGVTRPAHTINDNNPSRAEVTTTYTPAVTKPSVQLKDVAAQNQVGRAVTLRPNYAQADGAPAINTDTVELLNPDGTTAGKTLTVANEGTWQVNSDGTVTFTPQVGFIGDPTPVKYTAKNTAGIQADPATLTVDYFVPDGRPATTFGTQGVTQKSTDRTTSEGDRGLTAQQMFPGYPTNWYSSFTYQLVARNGDVVAPNTALKYDHIGTYTIDAASGEVTFTPDPFFVGPAPEVGVRIANLTTANGQERGADGSYLPVVTASNVYLQPAFANGNVGDTLKATPDYAIAGLPKIDTESISLIDGSGNRVGTTLTVDGQGTWTVDLATGEFSFTPVAGFLGNPAPVKYTARSVDGIAAREPSTVTVTYNPLVTRTATTIGGPTDTQKSTDLNSPGDAGKTTAELFPGLPEAWFNAPIQFKLVDGTNLVDTLTVDGEGTYTIDPATGVVSFTPDAGFLGGQPSKQAGGVKIQAINTTANGTKVNSTLIAQYIPTVEDRTYTLPSATNSAPLGQPGSATPDYGTTIDPKSVQLLDAAGNPVGKTLDIPGQGTWAVDPTTGEFTFTPVPGFVGTPVSVLYTAAATDGGTVTDTGGVTITYPAAITVPATTVGPQGTAQNSFDKNANDTGRTPAEMFPNLPGDWYGKASSPVKFQLVGATGNVLTVDGVGTYTIDPDKGTVKFEPEKGFTGQAPEVQIQTVGLRDASGQPAEMTSTYQPFVVPVRVEIPSDYAKATRIGQPITVTPEYLDTTVDKSTIRIIAPQGSTLSEDGKTLVVPGEGTWTVDKQGNYFTFTPQGPDGEGGAFVGSPTPIDYTATNFDGIPAQVPGQISAFYPTPDPTSAVTTNLQGVTQHSDDKNRQDQGLTAKEMFPNIAQATWWDQAVFGLFAPDGTPAENNTLTVAGEGTYTIDPKTGQVTFTPDPTFVGTAQSVGIGIVNAQGTPTARYTAVVEPVDVHLNDASAIANVGAPLKVTPKYLDSIDKSTVEFIGPDGKPAGKELKIDGQGTWTVDNNGTFTFTPVEGFFGTPTPVNYTAKNTNGVFSADTGTVTGYYREPKVSPSVSTGDVNEAQTSKTGKEMFPSFPSTWNITYSLPDAVGGKVETAEGTYTIDEKTGVVTFAPAKDFTGTPDPVTVKATTATGASVTTTYQPVVCKTTTTTNTATATATETATATTTERTTERTTERTTEKVPVTVTADPLTTTVTQDPVTVTPAPVTTTVEVTGATQTVTITPTPVTLTPAPVTTTVNGQPVTVTASPVVHTPEPVTTTVTHQADPVTVTVVPPTVVVTPAPNTVTVTPPATTTTIEVPSKNTQVKVEGSTIEFTAVKGNAFAVKPQDADIDTASMYFTPVTGAIVSQDGKSMKVPGQGEWKILDGGIVAFIPNPNFTGPVTPVQVEYKRTDGAIVVTPMRIQGTYVEGALPAVSETTKVTETQKATETQKVTETATPTTVTTTAKSGSSGKAEGEGGSSDAKTVAERCFGNAVRSPIAWLLPIGLLGFIGGKLMEPYMGQFHAQLDAVNRQISEQVDAVNRQISEQVRRNTPDWGHGGHGGCDNDQFREIASQVDAINRQIASQVDAINRQFGAFANQPGVREAGQVIGGIIAIAALSAVLYDWCSNDVGKAKTALDIQKDASGKLTLQKKTGSSGASGSSGSSGAEDTDKSSGSSN; via the coding sequence ATGAACACTGAGCAGCCGTCCCGTGGGCGCATGTCCCTCTCAAAGCGAGTTATGAGCGCCGCGACCGTTGCCATCGTGGGCTTGACCACCGTGCAGGTGGTTGCGCCGAACACGATTTCCCTCCCCGCAGCGGATGCCGCGACGCGCACCGTCCAGGGCACCACCGTCACATACGACGACCAGAACCCGGCATCCGTGCCGTGGAACACCACTGTCAAGCAAAACGTCACCCGCTACGGTACCCTGTACCTGAGCCTGGACGCCGTCGAAAAGGACGGCATCGCGAAGACCGGCACCTACGACCAGTGGGGAAGCCCCGTTCCGCTGACCATCTGGGATCCCACCAATCAGACGATCTACCGCAATGGGTTTACGTCTGCTGTGCGCCCAGATCCGTTCAGCAATTCCAACAAGATTACGACTCAGCTTGGCGAATGGACCTACATCTCCCAAAGCTCCATGTTCCAGGTGACCTGGAACCCCGCGCCGGGCTACATCGGCTACGCCCCTCCGCTGCCGATCCAGATCGACCCGTTGAAGCCCGGCGGGCAGCCCGCGCCGCAGTACGACTACGCCACCACCGGCCTGCCAGGCAAGACCACCACCCCGCTCACGTCTACGGGTGCGCTCGGCACCGCTCAGACCGTGCAGGCCAGGACCGCGTTCCAAGGTGTCACCGATGGCATTATCTGGGACTATCAGGCGAGTTATGCATTCCAGGTGGACAGGAACGACCCGATCGCGGCCAAGGCGACGATCGCGGGCTCGGACTTCGCCACCGACGCAGACGGCAACTACGTCGGCTACGTCACCACCGAGCTGAACACCACCGAGGGCCGGTACACGATTAACCCGGACTCCGGCGAGGTCACGTTCACCCCGAACAACGACTTCTTCAAGACTGGGGACCCGGCGACCAAGCAAGCCACCCCGATCCGCGTGATCGTGTCCAACATGACCACCAACACGGTGGATGGCAACGGCCGCGTCATGGCCTACGGTGTCACCCGCCCCGCGCACACGATCAACGACAACAACCCCTCGCGCGCTGAGGTCACGACGACTTACACCCCGGCGGTGACCAAGCCGTCGGTGCAGCTCAAGGACGTCGCAGCGCAGAACCAGGTCGGCCGCGCCGTGACGTTGCGCCCGAACTACGCGCAGGCTGACGGCGCACCGGCGATCAACACGGACACCGTTGAGCTGCTGAACCCGGACGGCACGACCGCCGGCAAGACCCTCACCGTCGCGAACGAGGGTACCTGGCAAGTCAACTCTGATGGCACCGTCACCTTCACCCCGCAGGTCGGCTTTATCGGTGACCCGACCCCGGTGAAATACACCGCGAAAAACACCGCTGGTATCCAGGCGGACCCGGCCACGCTCACCGTCGACTACTTCGTGCCGGACGGTCGCCCGGCAACGACGTTCGGCACCCAGGGCGTGACGCAGAAGTCCACCGACAGGACCACTTCCGAGGGCGACCGCGGACTGACCGCCCAGCAGATGTTCCCGGGGTATCCCACCAACTGGTACAGCTCGTTCACCTACCAGCTTGTAGCCAGGAACGGCGACGTTGTCGCACCGAACACCGCTCTGAAGTACGACCACATTGGCACCTACACCATCGACGCCGCGTCCGGCGAGGTCACCTTCACCCCGGATCCGTTCTTCGTCGGCCCGGCACCGGAGGTCGGCGTGCGCATCGCCAACCTCACCACCGCGAACGGCCAGGAGCGCGGCGCGGACGGCTCCTACTTACCCGTGGTTACCGCCTCGAACGTGTACCTCCAGCCCGCGTTCGCCAACGGCAACGTCGGCGACACGCTCAAGGCCACACCGGACTACGCGATCGCCGGCCTGCCGAAGATCGACACCGAGAGCATTTCGCTTATCGACGGCTCCGGCAACCGCGTCGGCACCACCCTCACCGTCGATGGCCAGGGCACCTGGACCGTCGATCTTGCGACCGGTGAGTTCTCCTTCACCCCGGTTGCGGGCTTTTTGGGCAACCCGGCACCGGTGAAGTACACCGCGCGGAGTGTCGACGGTATCGCGGCCCGCGAGCCGTCCACCGTCACGGTTACCTACAACCCGCTGGTCACCCGTACCGCCACCACCATCGGCGGCCCGACCGACACCCAGAAATCAACCGACCTGAACTCCCCGGGCGACGCCGGCAAGACCACCGCGGAGCTCTTCCCGGGCCTTCCCGAGGCTTGGTTCAACGCGCCGATCCAGTTCAAGCTTGTCGACGGCACCAACCTCGTCGACACCCTCACCGTCGATGGCGAGGGCACCTACACCATCGATCCCGCCACCGGCGTGGTCTCGTTCACCCCGGACGCCGGGTTCCTTGGCGGCCAGCCCTCGAAGCAGGCGGGCGGGGTGAAGATTCAGGCCATCAACACCACTGCCAACGGCACGAAGGTCAACTCGACGCTCATTGCGCAGTACATCCCGACCGTTGAAGACCGCACGTACACGCTGCCGTCCGCCACCAACTCGGCGCCGCTCGGCCAGCCGGGATCGGCCACCCCGGACTACGGCACCACCATCGACCCGAAGAGCGTGCAGCTTCTCGACGCTGCCGGCAACCCCGTCGGCAAGACGCTGGACATCCCGGGACAAGGCACCTGGGCCGTCGACCCAACGACGGGCGAATTCACCTTCACACCGGTACCGGGATTCGTCGGCACGCCGGTGAGCGTGCTCTACACCGCCGCGGCCACCGACGGCGGCACGGTGACCGACACCGGTGGTGTGACCATCACCTACCCGGCGGCCATCACGGTCCCCGCCACCACCGTCGGCCCGCAGGGCACCGCCCAGAACAGCTTCGACAAGAACGCGAACGACACCGGCCGCACCCCTGCCGAGATGTTCCCGAACCTGCCCGGAGATTGGTACGGCAAGGCCAGCAGCCCGGTGAAGTTCCAGCTCGTAGGTGCAACCGGCAATGTTCTTACGGTCGACGGTGTGGGCACCTACACCATCGACCCGGACAAGGGCACCGTGAAGTTCGAGCCGGAGAAGGGCTTCACCGGCCAGGCGCCCGAGGTGCAGATCCAGACCGTCGGCCTCAGGGATGCAAGCGGCCAGCCGGCCGAGATGACCAGCACCTACCAGCCGTTCGTGGTGCCGGTGCGCGTTGAGATCCCGTCCGACTACGCCAAGGCCACCCGCATCGGGCAGCCGATCACGGTCACCCCGGAGTACCTGGACACGACGGTGGACAAGAGCACGATCCGGATCATCGCGCCGCAAGGCAGCACGCTCTCCGAAGACGGCAAGACGCTGGTTGTGCCAGGCGAGGGCACATGGACCGTCGATAAGCAAGGCAACTACTTCACCTTCACTCCGCAGGGACCTGACGGTGAGGGCGGCGCGTTTGTGGGCAGCCCGACCCCCATCGACTACACCGCCACCAACTTCGACGGTATCCCTGCACAGGTGCCCGGCCAGATCTCGGCGTTCTACCCCACGCCGGATCCGACGTCGGCTGTCACGACCAATCTGCAGGGCGTGACGCAGCACTCCGACGACAAGAACCGCCAAGACCAGGGTCTCACTGCGAAGGAGATGTTCCCGAACATCGCCCAGGCCACCTGGTGGGACCAGGCAGTCTTCGGGTTGTTTGCCCCGGACGGCACCCCGGCGGAGAACAACACCCTCACCGTCGCGGGCGAGGGCACGTACACCATCGATCCGAAGACCGGCCAGGTCACGTTTACCCCGGACCCGACATTCGTGGGTACGGCGCAGTCGGTAGGCATCGGCATCGTCAACGCCCAGGGCACACCGACGGCAAGGTACACCGCAGTCGTCGAGCCGGTGGACGTGCACCTGAACGACGCGTCCGCCATCGCTAACGTTGGTGCACCGTTGAAGGTCACACCGAAGTACCTCGATAGCATTGACAAGTCCACGGTCGAGTTCATCGGTCCTGACGGGAAGCCGGCCGGTAAGGAACTCAAGATCGACGGCCAGGGCACCTGGACCGTCGACAACAACGGCACCTTCACCTTCACGCCGGTGGAAGGCTTCTTCGGAACCCCGACCCCGGTCAACTACACCGCGAAGAACACTAACGGTGTGTTCTCCGCCGACACGGGCACGGTGACGGGGTACTACCGCGAGCCGAAGGTCTCTCCGTCGGTAAGCACTGGCGATGTGAACGAAGCGCAAACATCGAAGACCGGTAAGGAGATGTTCCCGTCGTTCCCGAGTACCTGGAACATCACCTACTCGCTGCCTGATGCTGTCGGCGGAAAGGTAGAGACGGCCGAGGGTACCTACACGATCGATGAGAAGACGGGCGTGGTCACCTTCGCACCGGCGAAGGACTTCACCGGCACCCCGGATCCGGTGACAGTGAAGGCAACTACGGCAACCGGCGCGAGCGTGACCACCACGTACCAGCCGGTCGTGTGCAAGACCACGACCACGACCAACACCGCGACCGCGACGGCGACGGAAACGGCGACTGCGACAACCACCGAAAGGACCACAGAAAGGACCACAGAGCGAACCACTGAAAAGGTCCCTGTTACAGTGACGGCCGATCCGTTGACAACAACGGTGACGCAGGATCCCGTAACCGTGACGCCGGCCCCGGTGACCACGACGGTAGAGGTCACGGGCGCCACCCAGACGGTGACAATCACCCCGACCCCGGTCACCTTGACGCCAGCCCCGGTGACCACGACGGTGAACGGCCAACCGGTGACGGTGACTGCCTCGCCGGTCGTGCACACGCCGGAGCCAGTCACCACGACGGTGACGCACCAGGCCGATCCGGTGACGGTGACTGTGGTGCCGCCGACGGTCGTCGTTACGCCTGCTCCGAATACCGTGACTGTGACGCCTCCCGCGACCACCACGACGATCGAGGTTCCGTCGAAGAACACCCAGGTGAAGGTGGAGGGATCCACGATCGAGTTCACCGCGGTGAAGGGCAACGCGTTTGCTGTGAAGCCGCAGGACGCCGACATTGACACTGCGTCGATGTACTTCACCCCGGTGACGGGCGCGATTGTGTCTCAGGACGGCAAGAGCATGAAGGTGCCTGGTCAGGGCGAGTGGAAGATCCTCGACGGCGGCATCGTGGCCTTTATTCCGAACCCGAACTTCACCGGCCCGGTCACCCCGGTTCAGGTGGAGTACAAGCGGACCGATGGGGCGATCGTTGTGACGCCAATGCGCATTCAGGGCACCTACGTCGAGGGCGCGCTGCCGGCGGTGAGTGAGACGACGAAGGTTACGGAAACGCAGAAGGCTACCGAAACGCAGAAGGTCACGGAAACTGCGACGCCGACGACTGTGACGACCACCGCGAAGTCGGGTTCCAGCGGCAAGGCTGAGGGTGAGGGCGGTTCTTCCGATGCGAAGACGGTTGCGGAGCGCTGCTTCGGTAACGCGGTGCGCTCGCCAATCGCGTGGCTGCTGCCGATCGGCCTGCTGGGATTCATCGGTGGCAAACTGATGGAGCCGTACATGGGCCAGTTCCACGCGCAGCTTGACGCTGTGAACCGTCAGATCAGCGAGCAGGTTGACGCTGTGAACCGTCAGATTAGCGAGCAGGTTCGCCGCAACACCCCGGACTGGGGACACGGTGGCCACGGCGGGTGTGACAACGACCAGTTCCGCGAGATTGCATCCCAGGTGGACGCCATCAACCGCCAGATTGCATCCCAGGTGGACGCCATCAACCGCCAGTTCGGTGCCTTTGCAAACCAACCCGGTGTGCGAGAGGCTGGCCAGGTGATCGGCGGCATCATCGCCATCGCTGCTCTGTCCGCGGTGCTGTACGACTGGTGCTCCAACGACGTGGGCAAAGCGAAGACCGCGCTTGATATCCAAAAGGATGCCAGCGGCAAGCTGACCTTGCAGAAGAAGACCGGGTCCTCTGGGGCCTCTGGTTCATCCGGCTCTTCCGGCGCTGAAGATACTGACAAGAGTTCCGGCTCAAGCAACTAA
- a CDS encoding UDP-glucose dehydrogenase family protein encodes MKMTVIGTGYLGATHAACMAELGHEVLGIDVDQAKIDALKSGKVPFYEPGLPEVLERNIANGRLSFTTDYKEAAEFANVHFIGVGTPQQRGSYAADTTYVEAAVDSLVPHLEGEHVILGKSTVPVGTAAALQERADQLAEEAGRGASVEIAWNPEFLREGYAVQDTISPDRIVLGVRDARGSQNQSSAEDIAREVYATPLASNTPFLVTDLQTAELVKVSANAFLATKISFINAVSEVCENVGADVTQLADAIGYDDRIGRKFLGAGLGFGGGCLPKDIRAFMARAGEVGADQALTFLREVDAINMRRRERAIDLSREILGSLIGKRITVLGAAFKPNSDDVRDSPALAVAGQLNLAGAAVRVYDPQAMDNARRVFPTLDYASSLDDALTDAELVILATEWGEFKELDPTHAGSLVAEKRIIDGRNVLPVDAWQAAGWHMWALGRNL; translated from the coding sequence ATGAAAATGACTGTTATTGGCACTGGCTACCTTGGGGCAACGCACGCGGCGTGCATGGCGGAACTCGGCCACGAGGTCCTGGGGATTGACGTTGACCAGGCAAAAATCGATGCCCTGAAAAGCGGCAAGGTCCCGTTCTACGAGCCGGGCCTGCCCGAGGTCCTAGAGCGCAATATCGCCAACGGCCGCTTGAGCTTCACCACCGATTACAAAGAAGCTGCTGAATTTGCCAATGTGCATTTCATTGGCGTCGGTACGCCGCAGCAGCGGGGAAGTTACGCGGCGGATACTACGTACGTTGAGGCGGCCGTCGATAGTCTTGTTCCGCACCTTGAGGGCGAGCACGTCATCTTGGGCAAGTCCACGGTTCCGGTGGGTACGGCGGCGGCGCTGCAAGAGCGCGCGGACCAGCTGGCCGAAGAAGCTGGTAGGGGCGCGAGCGTTGAGATCGCGTGGAACCCCGAGTTCCTCCGCGAGGGTTACGCGGTGCAGGACACGATCTCCCCGGACCGCATCGTGTTGGGCGTGCGGGATGCTCGCGGCTCGCAGAACCAGAGCAGCGCCGAAGACATCGCGCGCGAGGTCTACGCGACGCCGCTGGCGAGCAACACCCCGTTCCTCGTCACTGACCTGCAGACCGCGGAGCTGGTCAAAGTCAGCGCGAACGCGTTTCTGGCGACGAAGATTTCTTTCATCAACGCCGTCAGTGAGGTGTGTGAAAACGTCGGCGCGGATGTCACTCAGCTTGCCGACGCGATTGGTTACGACGACCGCATTGGCCGCAAGTTCCTAGGCGCCGGTCTTGGCTTCGGCGGCGGCTGCCTGCCCAAGGACATCCGCGCCTTCATGGCCCGTGCTGGTGAGGTTGGGGCTGACCAGGCGCTGACCTTCCTGCGTGAGGTCGACGCGATCAACATGCGTCGCCGCGAGCGCGCCATTGACCTGTCGCGTGAGATCCTCGGATCGTTGATCGGCAAGCGCATCACGGTTCTCGGCGCGGCGTTCAAGCCGAACTCCGACGACGTGCGCGATTCACCCGCGCTTGCCGTCGCTGGCCAGCTCAACCTTGCCGGTGCCGCGGTGCGCGTCTACGACCCGCAGGCCATGGACAACGCCCGTCGCGTCTTTCCAACGCTGGATTACGCCAGCTCGCTTGACGACGCCCTGACGGACGCCGAACTGGTCATCCTGGCCACGGAATGGGGCGAATTCAAGGAGCTCGACCCCACCCACGCTGGCAGCTTGGTCGCCGAGAAGCGCATTATCGACGGCCGTAACGTCCTGCCCGTCGACGCATGGCAAGCCGCTGGCTGGCACATGTGGGCGCTCGGCCGGAACCTCTAG
- a CDS encoding phosphate ABC transporter substrate-binding protein PstS family protein, with protein MKRTLVKVAAPVAALALLAGCANQTESGSSDAGNAESDGAKQIVATGSATVEPISRYIAERYNHDVSIEGIGSTDGFEKFCAGEADINDSSVPIPGAGEPVDFQKKCADGNVEYIELPIALDAITIVKNSRNDWANDLTLDDLKKIWSTDSSVTKWSDINPEWPDEEITLYGREAGSGTRGVFLTTVLGDAELRDDVKETDDIQELSKWVAEDEYGLSFMGIGNYLATEGEVRDHIDNVTVDGIAPSLENTRDGSYPLARPLFIYVNKSATDRAEVDSYVRDYLDKVETILPRVYFYPLPQEEYPASAKRYADRVTGPDTRWNN; from the coding sequence ATGAAACGCACATTAGTAAAGGTCGCGGCGCCGGTGGCGGCATTGGCGCTGCTCGCTGGCTGCGCGAACCAGACCGAAAGCGGCAGCTCCGACGCCGGTAACGCGGAAAGCGACGGCGCGAAGCAGATTGTCGCGACGGGTTCCGCTACCGTCGAACCGATCTCCCGCTACATCGCTGAGCGCTACAACCACGATGTTTCGATTGAGGGCATCGGCTCCACCGACGGCTTTGAGAAATTCTGCGCAGGCGAGGCAGACATCAACGACTCCTCTGTGCCGATCCCCGGCGCGGGCGAACCCGTCGACTTCCAGAAGAAGTGCGCCGACGGCAACGTCGAGTACATCGAGCTTCCGATTGCGCTGGACGCGATCACGATCGTGAAGAACTCGCGCAATGACTGGGCCAACGACCTGACGCTGGATGACCTGAAGAAGATCTGGTCCACCGACTCCAGCGTGACCAAGTGGTCCGACATCAACCCCGAATGGCCTGATGAGGAAATCACCCTCTACGGCCGTGAGGCTGGTTCCGGTACCCGCGGCGTGTTCCTGACCACCGTGCTGGGCGACGCGGAGCTGCGCGACGACGTGAAGGAGACCGACGACATCCAGGAGCTGTCCAAGTGGGTGGCTGAGGATGAGTACGGGCTTAGCTTCATGGGCATCGGTAACTACCTGGCCACCGAGGGCGAGGTGCGCGACCATATCGACAACGTCACCGTTGACGGCATCGCCCCAAGCCTGGAAAACACCCGTGACGGTTCCTACCCGCTGGCGCGTCCGCTGTTCATCTACGTGAACAAGTCCGCCACCGACCGCGCCGAGGTGGATTCCTACGTGCGTGACTACCTCGACAAGGTCGAGACCATCCTGCCGCGCGTTTACTTCTACCCGCTGCCGCAGGAAGAATACCCGGCTAGCGCCAAGCGTTACGCTGACCGCGTCACCGGCCCTGACACCCGCTGGAACAACTAA